tgctTAGGTTGCTTTGAGTGTTGCATTAAGTGCCTGGGAGGAGTTCCATATGCTTCACTTGTGGCCACGATTCTGTGCTTCTCTGGGGTAGCTTTGTTCTGTGGCTGTGGCCATGTGGCACTCGCTGGGACCATATCTATCCTCGAACAGCATTTTTCCACAAACTCCACTGACCATGCTTTGTTATCTGAAGTGTAAGTATGAAACCCAATTTCTTGCTTCACGGAACAGTTGCAACAAAGCATCCATATAAAGTGCAGTTGTCCAAAGTGGGGAATGTGCATACATGCTAACTCAACAGACCAGAAAGTTGCTAGTGTATTTCAAAGTGTGAGTGTCTCTTGCTGAGTTCATCTCAAGCAAAGCATTTATAGGAATTTATAGGGAAATTTTTCAAAAATTAGATAGTTTTGATTAGTTTCATTTGTCAAGAGGGAAAAGATGGGCTTGCCCACCTCTGTTGCTCTTAGGAGCTCAGAATATACCTTCacttcaaatatttatttaaaagatttttatcctttcctctgctggagcagatgcccaaggtggcttacaatttatagatttaaaaagtacaatttataaaaaacaatgaataaactcaaataaagtaaataaataaaccaagcAACCAACTGGAGGAAGGCAAAACTATTAacactcaaggaactgctatagaggcacaggaggcaggcaGACAACAGTCCTGCCTCCTGTGTGTCTACAGCCGTCCCTCTAGCGGATTAAAGGGCAGGAAAGCAGTGAGAATCGAACCAGACAAGGATCACTCTCACCAACCTCCGGGTCCAAATATGTTGTCTAATtctgcaaagaaaacaaaaccaagtgTAGCAGTACATCTCCAAGAGATCATAGTTACACCAGCTCCATAGCAACTGAAGACAGAAAAGTAACAGCTGCCAGGAGATTGCAGACCACTAAAAATATACTGGAGAGAACAGTGTTGTTTTGCTGTGCCTCTATCTAAGCAAATAATGCAATGCCCTCTCTAATCACTGCCAAGTgaggcactctggcagcatgtgaAATCTTGCACGTACGCATATGCCGTAGGAACCTGCCTAACTCTGGGGTCAGAATgctggtccatcttgctcagtactgTCGGCACTGACTTGTAGTGGCTCTCCAGCTTCTCAGTTAGAAATGTTTCTCTTCcctacatgaatgaatgaatgaataaacctttattaggcatagagttCCCTGCATTTTAAATCCACTTTTCTGTATTGCTTACCATTTTTTGCCACCCTGTTTCTTGACTAGGAGAGTTTGTGCTGCAATAAGTccatgtggtggtgggggttggattgcattgctaagggggctgcagggactggcattcacttaccagtccctgctacATTCTCCTGAGGGTGCGGGGATCCCTgcgtgaccatctgcagggctccctgaagcttaaaaagtgaaagtggagctatcgtgcgccacctctgcaaaaccggaagtggagcgcgattgctccgctttttctaagcttcagggagccctgtggagggttgcgcagggctccccacactcccaggaggctgctgcagggactggtaagtaaatgccagtctctGCAACCCCCTTAgcatccctgcctccccctacccccgcCCTTAAGGGATCAGAGACCAGGgcactcaggctggggtgtcacgatgccctagtttgagaagccctagACTAGactctctagaccagtgattttcaaccactatgctgcgGGATATTGGTGTGCaaatgaatggtccacaggtgtgccagagAAGTTTAGAGGAGGGCtatatattagtagagccattgagggatgtgagccccctgccagcagtgcagtgtgccttgtcaattgtcaaaaaaaccctgatgatgtgccttcaCATGTTTagcgtcttgtcagtgtgccgtgagatgaagaaggttgaaaatcagtcaCCTAGAACGCCTCCTTATAATATACAACTCTGACCTCAAGTACCTTAGCCCCCATTCTGGCCCATTTCCCTGCAATCTCTGCAATCATTCTGATAACATTGTGCCTTGGGAATTTTGGCTGGAACTGCTATGAATTTCCGATGCTACCCTGAAGAAGTTCACTGTTTCCTCTGCAGTTTGTTCACCTCTGTGTATGAACGTGAAAGAGACTACATGGCCAAATCCTGTTTGTTTCCTTCTCAGAATAAAGCTCATGCAATATGTGATCTATGGCATTGCCTCGTTTTTTTTCCTGTATGGAATTATTCTCCTGGCGGAGGGCTTTTATACAACGAGTGCTGTGAAGGAGCTGCATGGGGAATTCAAGACAACCATCTGTGGCCGCTGCATCAGTGGAATGGTGAGTATGATACAGTGAGTATCAATGATACTCTTTGCAATCACACACCTGATTACTTTGTCCCTTTGTCTAGCATTGAGAGTCATGGCAAACTCTGATGCCCTCCATTTGGGTATGCTCCAATGCCAGTTTTGCCCAGTGCATGGTGATGATAGAGGCCAGTTTAGGGTGATATCCTAGTTAACAATAGCTGGGTTTCCAATGGACCCATGCCATAAAGGGCTGATTAGAAATGTATGGGCATGTCAACCCTGTGCTTCAGTTGCTATGTGCCTGGTTTCCAGGCCATGCCCTTCTGTGGAACTCCCAAAGTCGTACGTAAATGGGCTCAGTTCAGCTTACTGGAATACACTGGCATGCGTATCCAGCATCCCATCATTGCAGCCATAATATGGACCCTTTGTTCTGATTTGGGACAAGAGTTTTATAATGTGCATGATGATCAGTTTTTGCTTCCTAACTCCAAACTGCAGTCAAGGACTGCCTCACAGCTTGTCATAGATCAGCAATTCAGCCAGTTTTCCTACAGTGGGAGTCAGACTGGAAGGGTAGTTCCACTCTGGTTGACACTCTGACTATTATCACTGTGGAATAATGATGTCCCCACATCCTTGTATTGTGACACACTGGTCACTATTTCTGTGTTTTCCCACCTCAAATCTCATGACTCTTTCTTCCACTGCCCTCCTCCATCTCCATCCTCAATTCTGCATGTCATAGATCTGCTCATCTACTGACCACTTCGTGGCCATCCCAACATCGTGAAGTTTAGTTTCCCACTTGCTATTCCATAGCCCCATGGCACACGCCTAGTTCCCCTGAGTGGCTTTCTTTCACATCTGAGTGAGATAGACAGTTGCTTTCTTCCAGTCATACACTGACTTATACCTGAAGCAACCTTGCACCTGTTCTTACTCTCCAAGGAAACTCTTGATCTTCTCAGAGGTTTCTCAGCCACCCACTCACAGTcaagaaaaagggaaagaggccATAGGAGAGCAAATTAAAATGGAAGAGGTAGGGTTCTATCAGGAGCTTCTGGCATACTGAAGGTCCCATTCTGCAGTCTGGATATTGTTTGCAAGGCTTGATATTCACTAAGCTTTAATTGGTGGTGGGCAGAGGTACAGAAATAGAATGACATGAAAATCTCATGTCTATACTGCAGCTAAAACCTTTAAAGCTTAAACTTTTAAAGCTCACCTAcatgaatttaaaaagaaatgtcaACCCAATGAAAAAGAGATGACTGGTTCTCACCCACATTCTCCTAGGACTTGGGAATGGGGTCTTGGGGATGGggctgtacaggtggagcctatgtatccatggatctggctcaacgcaagACCTGTGTTGAGCCTGATTTGGCCCAATCTGAAGCCTTTGAAGGCAACGCCTCCGGGAGTTATTCTGAGTTCTGTAGACTCCTATAGAATGGCCTCTGGAAGTCCTAGAGCtgaaaactggaactgcctttttaGGAGCtccggaggccattctgaggcctttaTAGGCCGTTTACAGTTCGGAGCCCCACTGGGGCAGAAAACGGTAAATTTCGTTATCtgcggttttcagtatccacggtGAGAAGGGGTTCGGGAACGGATCTACTGGCATCTCCATATCAGGGTGGGAGAAATCCTGTCTGAACCCTTGGAGAACTACTGCCATTCAGTATCTATGTTGCTGAACGGGAGGGACCAATGGTCTGTCTCAGTATAACGCAGCTTTCTATGTTTAGTAACAAGAATAAAAGTTCTGAAGTAGTTTCTAAAAATTGAAAAATTCAAATTCTAAAAATTCAAGACTGATATCAGTGGACACAAGTCATACAGCTGCCAGAGTAAAATACTTTTGGTTGTGGTTATAGTGCATTTGTGTTTTCATGTGTGTTGCCTTTGATTAATCTTTTTATTTGATAAAGGAGAGAAAAAATACATGAGTCAGTAAATACTAGACAATAAGAGCTACTTCGGTAGACTGCActgaaaaagcaaaagaaatgtaaagaaCTCATGAAAAAGTGAGATTCCGTTGCTTGACTTTTTACTTAATTTTTGATTAAGAATCTTTAATTGTAAAATCAGGGTATAGTACACACAATATAACTGTTTTTCCTACTTAATACCATAGCATTTAAAGTATCTAACAAAAGGATATAAAATTTAGTAAGGAGCATCAAATCCAGAAATTCCTGATTGGAATTGATAGAGGATTCATATCAGTAACCACCAGTTTCTATTAATTATGTTTTGTTATTTAGCAGTTGATGTTTGAAGGGTGATTATTACTTAAGCTTTGGTTAACTGTTCACAGAATCTTTTTGAGTCATTCCACCTTCTTTGGGTTTGATTTCTGTACACCCTCTATTGTCCATATACCTAGAAGAGGTTTCTGATATTTTCTAGGTGTAagctgttttttgtgtttttttttagcatAATTGAGAAGATGTACTGCAGGTCAAATGGCATTTGTAACTGAAACACTGCAAAATATTGATAACTATTTTCCAGACTTTGACCACTCATTTGCAACACTACCACCCATAATAAACAGCCTCTTTTAATGAATTGGCAGTACCCACATTTATCATTTCCTATATTACAAACATAACTAGCCACAACTAGAGGTGAGGAAATCTTGGATTTAATCCTGAGTGATGCCCAGCGTCTGGTGCGCCATGTCAGTGTGGACAAGCTACAGAAGAACAATGATGACAGCGCTGTTGGATTCAATATCTAAGTGGAAAGTTGCCACATGAAGGGCATGTGGAACTATTATATCCCCAAATCTGTATGATGTGCTGTCTTGTTTAATTGAACTGATTTTCTTTCACATTCcattggaaactggaagtatcCCTGCATCTTCAATGAGCCTGTGACATTTGGAATAGGCTAGCTACTTGACATGGCGACATCCTatgttctccttttctttcttagcAAGCAAGTCCTTTGAAAAATCAGTAGGAAATTTTACTAACAGAATGTGTCTCCCAAAGCCAGTGGACATCAAACCCTGGCCCTTAGGCCACATCTGGCTCCCGCCAcgattgtttcccccccccccccactcccagtgAACAGATCTTACCAGGGCCTAATATCCAGTGGTAATGGAATCTCTCTCTGCCCTGTTTCATTGTTTGCCATCCACTGCAATGTCATGTTGGCAGGGCAACATAAACTTTGGAGAAACTTCACTCTTCTTTTCGCATGTTGGATCAAGTGCCTATTTTGTATTTCAGTGCTGGTTGAGTGCAAAATATATGAAGATCTGGCCAGTTGAAATAACATAACATAATCCTCGTAACATAACCCTTGTAGAGGAAAATTAGCCAAAGAACTTGGTGTATTCTGTCCATAGTTGGGAGTGTACAAGTTTATTTTTTCCGCAGCACCTGAGATTTCAtggcaagattttttaaaaatattgttatgTTTGGGGATAATACAGTCTATGCTGGCCTCACACAATGTATTGTTGCTAAAGCCCAAGGCCAATGTGTTACAGCAGGGTTTTGTCATActgtgggttgtgatctgatGTTCAGTAGGCCTGGGGTTGGGCTCTCCTACGTACCCTTGCATCCAGttggctccaaactggagccCTTTGGGTGCATGCGGAGGCCATactgggcctctgcaggcctcagaagctATTGGAAAGTAACTTCCAGTTGCTTCCGGTTGCaggcagaggccttctgagacccggTGCCAGAGAAGGAGGTCATGGTGCCCTGCAACACAGAACACGTGGTTCTTGGTGGGGGGttagtttgaaaacctctgcatTAGAGCACCTTGAGGTTTGTACTTCTTGAAGGGAGAGAGAGGTCATGGAACCTTAAAATGGGTCAAACGCTTTATAGACTTTCTCACTGGATCACAGACATCTCAGTGAACACTGACTTATACCTTTAGCTTCAACCCTGGCTAGTAGATGGGGTTTTAAGGAACTGAATAGAGGTATTACTACTCTTTATGACTGCCAAAGGTGTTAAGTGTCAGATTCTAAGTAACTGCAGCAGcacatatttaaattttaaaagttgAAGAGAAAACTCATAGAaagaggttgtttttttaaataaaaataaaaatttggaATTTTTATGAATTCCAATTtacaatggaaactttttttctttacCAGGAAGTTCTGGTATGTTTTGTGCCCCCTCCTGGAAATACTTTATCTTTAAACTTACCATAGCACATTTTTAAACGCACCAAGTTAAACCAGGAAAACAGCATAGTGTGCAACTTGGACTTTTTActgtttccataaattgtacgtTGGCATACAGTTACAGCAAAAAGTGTTAAACTTGATCCCCAAAGTCCCaccatttcatttaaaaaaaagtaatgatttgtatttatatttatgcATATGGGAACTGAGGCCAATGGTGTTGGGTAAGAGTCTCAAAGAAAGTGAGAAGCAAAACTTGTTAACAATCTTGATCTGGAGTCTCTAgtccaggggtacccaaaccctagccctggggccacttgtggccctcgaggactcccaatccagcccacggggagccccagtctccaatgagcctctggccctacagagacttgctggagtccatgctggcccaacaaaactgttctcagtgtgatggccaactgtttgacctcttgtgtgagctgtgggacaagggcttcctctgctgcttgctgttttacatctgtgatgcagcagcggcagcaaaggaaaggccggccttgctttgtgcaaggccttttataggccttggtttattccaagaccttcattcattcatataaattccatctctaatatgatcatttatgtaaattgattcgaatttgaaatgcaaattaattctttttccccggcccccgacacagtgtcagagagatgatgtggccctcctgccaaaaagtttggacatccctgctctagtccaAACACATATACCAGAGGTGAGCCGACATattggccacatcatctctctgacactgtgtcgggggctgggaaaaaaagaatcaatttatattttgaattcaaataaatttacataaataaatacattagaaatggaacttgaatgaataaatgaatgaatgaatgaattttactgagcttatttataatgtaCATGAGAtctgtaatacaggcatgtagaaccacatacGAACTAtgcactgtttgccacacacctcttgcacagtgaaaacatacagaccaagccaaaacacatggagacataagtttgCCAcacacagtgggggtggggggttaaaataatgcccagggaaaagcagaaaacacatggagactataaaaggccttgctctaactcggcttGCATCTGGCGGtcgcaggccagtgtgggctccaatagtCTCCAAcaggctagaggctcattggagacagggggctccctgcaggccagattggggaaccccaagggctgcaaatggcccctggactGGGGTTTGTCCACACCTGACATATACTGTATTGAAAATAAGTCGGATGTTTTGTCTCTGTAGTGATTATCTCTATCAAATAGTTCAGAACAACAGACTATGTGATGTCCACTAAATATTTCATGGATAGAATCAGCATAAAATTGTACCTCGTAATGAGTAGTGCCACTGTATTTTAATTTAAGCCTCCTTGAGGTTCTTATTGTTggttatatatatatgtgtgtatggcAAGTGGTTTATTGGTTTCCAGGTGGAACCAGGCATCATAAGAAAGCCTCCAAAAAGTGACTCATACTGTTCTGAAAATTGGGCTGCTTTGCTTAGGTGGGTAGAGATTAAAATGTGTATGTCATACTGTGCCTGTTTGTTTTCCTCTCTAATAGTAGCTGTGTTCGTGGGGAGGGGCTGGCTTTCACTGGACaatcagcttgagggcaactgcaAATGTGGACAGTCCATGCAATCTGAACTGTGGTCAATTCGTTTGTATCATGGACTGTGTCCAAACTGCCTTGGCTGTTGCCTTGGCCGTTGAGCAGGAAACAAAATTAAGAAGTCCAATCATGGTACCCTGTCACCCCATGTAGTTAGATCCTATGTAAGTCATACAATTCATAAGCAAAATATTTATGGAAAGAAAAGTCCATACTACAAATGAAACATGAAGACTCTAACACCTCTTTGGTTTTAAAatacagagtgtgtgtgtgtgtgtttgtgcgcaCTGAGTCTTCCCAAAAGGGTATCTGCAAAATGGGAGCTCTCTGAAACCTATTTCTCTTCTCTTCACAGTTTGTTTTCCTCACTTATGTGCTGGGGGTTGCCTGGCTTGGGGTCTTTGGCTTCTCTGCGGTGCCAGTCTTTATGTTCTATAACATATGGTCAACTTGTGAAGTCATCAGATCTTTCCCGGCAAATATGACAGTTCCAGCAGACCAGATCTGTGTGGATATCAGGCAATACGGTACTTTTGTTTTAATCCCGATTAAATGCTTTATCCTCTTTCTTTGCCCTGTCTTCAGCAGGGTTGCCTTAGCCTTATGAGATGAACTGAAAAGCAACCAAGTGTGGGGCCCTCTGAACATGTCATTACTTTTTCAATTAATGCAGATTACACCGACCTCTTTCCTGATGCATCCAGTTTAACTGTCTTTGGCAAGTCATTTATCTAAAGTGATTTTGTGCCTGTTATCCGCATTATGATATCAGGCTTTAATAATAAAACAATCAGCAAAATAAACTGCTTAGGCAAGCCTGGTCCCCATCACCAAATAGCTAGAAAACATCTCAAGCTAGTCGCTTTGAATTAAAACATTAAGCTATGTCTCAGCATGTCCTGTTTCTGTGAAACTAAAAATTTGTATGAACCAGTTTGTTTCAGCATTGCCATTTTGGAACAGCAAGACAATCAATGCATTGTTACAGTATAGGAGCTGAGATGAGATTTTTGCACAAATGCTGAAATACCGAACTATTTCTTACAAATTTTCTGAgaccagaaaaacaaaacaagatttaATTGACTGGAATATGAATCTGATCTTCATAATGCCTGTTTGGTGGcaaaactggtgtgttttaaaatCAAGAATTGGGACTCAGGAAGGAAGATATGAACACATCCAAGGTTGAGGGGCAATAGGTTGAAGGGAGTTGAAGAAGACATGATAGACGTTTAATCCCTTGATTCTCAAAGCCCCATCCAGGCTTCAGTTGATTTTTAGACTTTTGTCATCTTTTGCAGACCTTTTCAATTTCTTTGAAACCATGAGGGCCTAGACACTTGATTTTCTTGTTTAATTGGAGGAGAAAAGCAATGATATTTTTACCATGGGAATCGTATTTAATTTTGCAGATTATACAAATTTATAAAACCTCCAAACACATAGATGTTTTGAGTAAGAGCTGGGTGTTATGTTGTTAAAAGTATATTTGGCCACAGAAGCAAGTCATGCATTTAGCAATTACAGTTGCTCAGTTCAAAGAGATTTCTAAATATTTTCCATTTTCTAGTGTATATAGATAGCTGCATCTCTGAACCTGCATCCTAACCATCTTATATCTGCCTGCTTCTTTGTTTTGGCCAAGTGAACCAAGTCACTGTATGCCCTGGCCAAGGGCTTGAAGGTTGTTTGGGATGTCAGGGAAAATATAACAGGGTCATGATTTACTTACAAGGAGTTCTTTAGTGCTGCAAGTCCTGGAAGGGACAGCCATGAAGTCACGCACAGTGTCACACAGTCCAGttcaaagaacaaaacaaagcagcatgATATATATACATGAGTTGTTTTCCTCCAAAGTTTAGCTAGGTTACATGAGATGTAGCAGTAATGCAGGTGGGAGCTGTAGTAAGCAAGAGATAACAAAAACAGTGGCTAAACTGCTGTACTGACAAGGCCAGCTACTTGGCAGGAATAGTGCCAACTTGGAATGCAGGCTTGGCAAGCAGAGCAGCCTGCTGCAAACATTGGTCCTTTTACACATCTTTTTTGCTGGAGCTATGCTTATGCTCAGAGATGCTAAGGCCAGGGCATGTTTTGTGGCCTTGAAGCCTAGAGTCACAATATCTATATTTTTGGTAGAATAAGAAAATGAACCTGAATGTAAAATagttcagaggagcacagaaAAGAAGGCTAGAAGAGACAAGAGGGCTAGTAAGGCAGAAAGCCAAGGTTGGAGCCAGGGGAGGAGAGAAGATAAGTCTGAGGTAAATGCCAGTGTCCCCAGTTGCAATCTCAGGTCTTTAAAGAGTCACAAACCCCTCTTAGCACTCTCTTCGCCCAACAGATATAAGCAACGAGCTCGGCATGTGACAGTGTCCGTAGTGATTAAAGCAACCGTTTGTCTGCCATATGGGTATCTGAGATCTGAGAACATCTCTTGGCAAGGAGAATCTATCCTGGCTGTAGAAAGAGAACACAGTTGGTAATTTTGTATTTGCTGATGCCAACTCCAGATTGAACTGGTCAACGTGTGGGTGTGCACTGAAGGAACACAACTTGTATGTaggtggggaagggaagtagATCTCAGGAAGGGAGAATGATGTCAACCAACAGCTCCAATAATATGTTTTATTTGGTATTTTAACTTCAGGAATCATCCCTTGGAATGCTGTACCTGGCCGGGCATGTGGGTCCGCCTTAGCGGATATGTGCAGCACACCTGAGGTAAAGGAGGGCGTGACATCCAGTGCCATTTTGACAACTCAGACACATTGCCCAATCTTTAAATATTCTTTTGTGTGCCTAAAAAAGTGTTCTTAGTGATTCAAAATCATGACAAAATGTTCTATAGCGTATGTAAGACATCTGCCTGCACCACTTGTTGCTAGGATGAGTATGCTAAGGATAATTGGCCAAGAACGAGCAATGAATTTCTTTTACATAGCTGAAATACATGGTATGAGTCGGAGCCCTTCCACAGTGAGGGCTGCATCAGCTTTTCGTAAAATATGATAATATGGCAGGTGCTGCGAGACAGCCTGTAGGTGTGCAGCACTGTTCAGACTGGGCAATCAAAGGCTGTTTCAGACATCAACAAGTAATGAAGATGCCATGGTTGCCTTGAATGACGGCTACAGAAAGTATTGCTCTCAGTATTTGTTCTCTCCCTAGGAAAATGTTAGTTCATGTTAACTGGGTTCTGTTAAACCACAGCACTGCTCCTATCTAGTGTGTAGCTGCAATTGCCAGACATTGGACAAGTTTTTTGTTCTTCATGCTGCTTTCCAGGTGCACTTCATAGATAGATGTGCCAGGTAAACTAGAATCAGTCATAGGTTCCCCATGCGTgcatgccttttttaaaaatgcgcCTTTGCATCACTTTTTGAAACACTGCTAAGTTTCAGTGGTGTTGGAGAAAAAATTACTAATGAATATCTAACAGTGTTATGCTGATGTAGCTAACTGTAGTGGCcaaaatgtaggtgcttggagaCAATCCAGTTACACTCAAAATAACAGCTTTAGATGTGTTCCCCTTACTGCATTTCTCCCTGTGATCCACATATGTGGGTCCATGACCACCTGGACAAAACTTGAACAGGATGTGGTACATGACGGAACTGGCAGCACTCTGCTGCTTTACAATAGCCGTAGTCCTGGAAAATGGTGCAGACCCCTGAATTTGGTCCATTCTAGACATTTTCCAGCTGGGTGGAGGAATCTGAGTGTGAACCAGCACTTTTGGCAATATTACTGTTGCAGCAGTGTGACTGAACCCATCAACTTGCAGTACCTACTCAATGCCATAGGATGCGGCTTTGCATTTGCACAGCAGACACTGTGTTCATAAGCAGACACACATGTTCATAAACATGTGTTTGTTGATGCAGCAGCTCATGGGTTGAGACCTTCCTCTAAGAGCTGGATTAAGGTTCAGTAGTGCGCCACAAATAGTGTGCCCCCTGAAACAATTATTTCCCTCTTTACTGTTATAGTTCTATTTGTCTTACCACCTATTCATCGTGGCTTGTGCTGGAGCTGGTGCTACCGTCATAGCATTGGTGAGTACAGTAGTTTTCTGTCTCTTCTACAATAACAAAGTATTCTCCTTTCAGATGTAACCACTCAAATATTTGTGTTTAACTTAATCCAAATCATCATTTTTTTGTGTTTATTGGCGCCTGGCTGTAGTTTCCTCAGGACATTCCAAATAGCAGGCAAGTGCTTACATTTCCCCAATAAAGCTTTGCACCAGAGCAAGCTTGGTAATAGTTTTTTGCTATTTTGTTTAACTCCACCCTGTTGCATGGCCAATTTATGGCATTTTTCTGACTAGAAATATGTTGGCATAATTCTGTAGAATGTCCCTCAGCATCAGGTCACTTCCTAATGTTTCCCTGTCTTTGGAATTAGATTTTCTTAATACTCCTATCTTTCCTGCCTTCAAGTTTTCTGGGAAGCATGAAAACTTACAGTAGTGTCCCCTGGATGTAGGCAAATTTCCTGGCACTGCACTCCTAgtcatgtctacccagaagtaaaccccactgaactcggTGGGACTTAAGTGTTGGGCAgctgtgtataggactgcagtgtgAAGTGAGCTGTTTACACTGGCCACTTAACCAGAGGgatttaggagtaagtcccatattcTGGTCAAGGAATGGTTTTAACAGCCAACTTCTAAAATTCTGCCTGCCAAATTTAGGTGAAGGACTGGATTCCTGATGATCTTGCCATTGCAGCAGCCAGGCCCACTTCACAGCTTAGGAGCAAATTGCATGTGACTATTAATGTGTATGTTTGGTCCTTTTTTCTTTCACAAACAGTTCAGGGGAGGCAGCGTGTAATAGTTCAAAACTGTGTTAAGGGGCTTTAGCACTTGGCCCTTGCTGTGCTTCCACTCCCAGTCATATACTCTCTGTACACTATTTATGGGTAGGAGTGCTTGgaatgggattttttaaaaaatatatatgttgaataaaaatgtaaaaagttGGGGTCTATGCTTTTATTCAAATACAACTtgcatttttaatttaaatttttttaattgattactggaaaagtaatctattttaaccAGATGCAGTCCATAACCAGTACAGAGTTGGTTCCAAATCTGGAACATGGAATAATATATACAATATCGTACATTGTTGGCAGGGTAGCAAGGTGAGGTTGGGAG
This portion of the Tiliqua scincoides isolate rTilSci1 chromosome 3, rTilSci1.hap2, whole genome shotgun sequence genome encodes:
- the GPM6B gene encoding neuronal membrane glycoprotein M6-b isoform X1, with amino-acid sequence METAAEENTEQSQEKKGCFECCIKCLGGVPYASLVATILCFSGVALFCGCGHVALAGTISILEQHFSTNSTDHALLSEVIKLMQYVIYGIASFFFLYGIILLAEGFYTTSAVKELHGEFKTTICGRCISGMFVFLTYVLGVAWLGVFGFSAVPVFMFYNIWSTCEVIRSFPANMTVPADQICVDIRQYGIIPWNAVPGRACGSALADMCSTPEFYLSYHLFIVACAGAGATVIALLIYMMATTYNYAVLKFKSREDCCTKF
- the GPM6B gene encoding neuronal membrane glycoprotein M6-b isoform X2; translation: MGCFECCIKCLGGVPYASLVATILCFSGVALFCGCGHVALAGTISILEQHFSTNSTDHALLSEVIKLMQYVIYGIASFFFLYGIILLAEGFYTTSAVKELHGEFKTTICGRCISGMFVFLTYVLGVAWLGVFGFSAVPVFMFYNIWSTCEVIRSFPANMTVPADQICVDIRQYGIIPWNAVPGRACGSALADMCSTPEFYLSYHLFIVACAGAGATVIALLIYMMATTYNYAVLKFKSREDCCTKF